The following are encoded together in the Bombus affinis isolate iyBomAffi1 chromosome 6, iyBomAffi1.2, whole genome shotgun sequence genome:
- the LOC126917777 gene encoding AP-3 complex subunit beta-2 isoform X2 has protein sequence MLTAAANSLSNNGGSYSNDRPSSTADPELATDPASGGFFHSDYKKHEDLKQMLDSNKDGLKLEAMKRIIGMIAKGRDASELFPAVVKNVVSKNIEVKKLVYVYLVRYAEDQQDLALLSISTFQRALKDPNQLIRASALRVLSSIRVSMIVPIVMLAIKDSASDMSPYVRKTAAHAIPKLYSLDSEQKEELIGVLEKLLSDKTTLVVGSAAMAFEEVCPERIDLIHKNYRKLCNLLVDVDEWGQVVIVNMLTRYARTQFINPNVDSIEDDENRPFYDSDSDSSNTKKPKLTIDPDHRLLLRNTKPLLQSRNASVVMAVSQLYHHTAPRSEVMIAAKALIRLLRGHREVQSIVLHCIANISIARKGMFEPFLKSFFVRTSDPTHIKLLKLDILTNLATETSIGVILREFQTYISSSDKEFVGASIQAIGRCASNIKEVTDTCLNGLVSLLSNRDEAVVAESVVVIKKLLQTQPNEHKNIIAHMAKLMDFITIPQARASILWLLGEYSDRVPKIAPDVLRKMAKNFVNEQDIVKLQILNLAVKLCLNNPIQTKPFCQYVFQLAKYDQNYDIRDRARFLRRFIFDEDGHEKNLPQLAKRIFLAPKPAPTLTSRFKNSEYQLGTLSHYLDMPCAGYRSLPPFPDVAPDPSVRDVASGTTRDARDEYYRKEKKDKKGKEKEKPFYSDEESVQADDTSTTDSSDEGSDSSEYISESGKSENDSEKKKSTKVSDESNSESESEESDSEESSENSQESEEEKYRASNQEATEKPKSNIDLLLDLDDVIPMTPVMPLSTGSLLTPINLNITNDVREISASFISIKKSELLNTITGHGLKIEYRFTRSQHLVSAYLVSIELTFSNESSEPVKEIQIGVKNLPKGMVIHDFMRIPLLEVNSNLSTTLGINFNDSTQPAHFNIDFAIGDDMYSCPVTIKAPIGEIIRAVFLPENMFTCEKTKLKGMNEHVAKVQYFGNKKTISQKVFETANVAMISSSDEEIRFAAHTLASKSLVLVTIKVIGNECLEICVNCEKMVIGSILLTELKSNLKMN, from the exons ATGTTAACTGCTgctgcgaattcgttatcgaatAACGGTGGTTCTTACAGCAATGATAGACCGTCGAGCACAGCAGACCCAGAACTTGCAACTGATCCCGCTTCAGGTGGATTTTTTCACTCGGAttataaaaa ACATGAAGATTTGAAACAAATGTTGGATAGTAATAAGGATGGACTTAAATTAGAGGCTATGAAGCGTATAATTGGG ATGATAGCAAAGGGACGAGATGCATCAGAGTTATTCCCAGCTGTAGTAAAAAATGTTGTATCAAAAAATATTGAAGTGAAAAAATTAGTTTATGTTTATTTGGTCCGTTATGCTGAAGATCAACAAGATCTTGCACTTTTATCTATTTCTACATTTCAACGAGCATTAAAAGATCCTAATCAATTAATAAGAGCAAGTGCTTTAAGAGTACTTTCAAGTATAAGAGTTTCTATGATAGTGCCTATAGTAATGCTTGCTATCAAGGATTCAGCCAGTGATATGTCACCATATGTACGAAAAACTGCAGCACATGCTATTCCTAAACTTTATTCACTAGATTCTGAGCAAAAAGAGGAATTAATAGGTGTTTTAGAAAAGTTACTATCAGATAAAACAACTCTTGTTGTGGGTTCTGCAGCAATGGCATTTGAAGAGGTTTGTCCTGAAAGAATAGatttgatacataaaaattatagaaaGCTCTGTAACTTATTAGTAGATGTCGATGAATGGGGTCAAGTTGTTATAGTCAACATGCTTACAAGATATGCAAGAACACAATTCATTAACCCCAATGTAGAT AGCATAGAAGATGATGAAAATCGCCCGTTTTatgattctgattctgattcgTCTAATACAAAGAAACCAAAATTAACAATAGATCCAGATCATCGATTATTATTGCGAAATACAAAACCTCTTTTGCAAAGTAGAAATGCTTCTGTAGTAATGGCAGTATCTCAATTGTATCACCACACTGCTCCACGAAGTGAAGTAATGATTGCTGCCAAAGCATTAATTAGATTATTAAGAGGACACAGAGAAGTTCAGAGCATAGTTCTCCACTGCATTGCTAACATATCAATTGCCAGAAAG GGAATGTTTGAACCCTTCCTTAAGTCATTTTTTGTGAGAACTTCAGATCCTACTCATATAAAACTTCTGAAATTAGATATTTTGACCAATTTAGCAACTGAAACTAGTATCGGAGTTATACTAAGAGAATTTCAAACTTACATCTCTAGTAGTGATAAAGAATTTGTAGGGGCTAGTATACAAGCAATTGGGAGATGTGCAAGTAATATAAAAGAAGTAACTGATACATGTTTGAATGGATTAGTTTCATTATTGAGTAATCGAGATG AGGCTGTCGTAGCAGAAAGCGTTGTTGTTATAAAGAAGCTGTTACAAACTCAACCAAAcgaacataaaaatataattgctCATATGGCAAAATTAATGGATTTCATAACTATACCACAAGCCAGAGCATCTATTTTGTGGCTCTTAGGAGAATATTCAGATAGAGTACCTAAGATAGCACCGGATGTGCTTAGAAAAATGGctaaaaattttgtaaatgaaCAAGATATTGTAAAGCTCCAAATATTAAATTTGGCTGTAAAGCTGTGTCTAAATAATCCTATTCAAACCAAGCCATTTTGTCAATACGTTTTCCAACTTGCGAAATACGATCAAAACTACGATATTAGAGATCGTGCACGTTTCTTGAGACGTTTTATTTTTGACGAAGATGGTCATGAGAAAAATCTTCCACAGCTTGCAAAAAGAATATTTCTAGCTCCAAAACCTGCACCAACTCTAACATCTAGGTTCAAAAATTCTGAATATCAGTTAGGAACATTGTCACATTATTTAGATATGCCATGTGCTGGTTATCGTTCTTTGCCACCTTTCCCTGATGTAGCTCCTGATCCATCCGTAAGAGACGTTGCAAGTGGCACTACTAGAGATGCAAGAGATGAATATtatagaaaagagaagaaagacaaaaagggaaaagaaaaagaaaaacccTTTTATAGTGATGAAGAAAGTGTTCAAGCAGATG ATACTTCAACAACTGATTCTTCAGATGAGGGGAGTGACTCATCTGAGTATATATCAGAATCTGGTAAATCTGAGAATGATAGTGAGAAAAAGAAATCTACCAAGGTGTCTGATGAGTCGAATAGCGAGTCTGAAAGTGAAGAATCAGATTCTGAAGAATCATCTGAGAATTCTCAGGAAAGTGAAGAGGAAAAGTACAGGGCTTCAAATCAAGAAGCAACAGAAAAACCAAAAAGCAACATTGATCTCCTTTTAGATTTAGATGATG TGATTCCAATGACACCAGTTATGCCATTAAGCACAGGTAGTCTTCTTACTCCTATCAATTTGAATATTACAAATGATGTCAGAGAAATTTCAGCCTCATTTATTTCCATAAAGAAATCTGAAttattaaatactattacgggACATGGCTTGAAAATTGAATATAGATTTACTAGATCGCAGCACTTAGTAAGTGCTTATTTAGTTTCTATTGAATTAACATTTTCCAATGAAAGTAGCGAACCTGTTAAAGAAATACAAATAGGAGTAAAG AATTTACCAAAAGGAATGGTTATACATGATTTTATGCGAATACCACTATTAGAAGTAAATTCAAATTTGTCCACAACATTGGGAATCAATTTTAACGATTCCACACAACCAGCACATTTTAATATTGACTTTGCAATTGGAGATGACATGTATTCCTGCCCAGTTACTATTAAAGCTCCAATTGGAGAAATAATAAGAGCCGTGTTCTTGCCAGAAAATATGTTTACATGTGAAAAAACTAAATTGAAGGGTATGAATGAACATGTTGCAAAAGTGCAATATTTTGGGAATAAGAAAACTATATCCCAAAAAGTTTTTGAGACTGCGAATGTTGCAATGATATCTAGCAGTGATGAAGAGATAAG ATTTGCCGCCCATACATTAGCATCAAAGTCCTTAGTATTAGTAACAATAAAAGTGATAGGTAATGAATGTTTGGAAATCTGTGTTAACTGCGAAAAGATGGTAATAGGTTCTATCTTGTTAACTGaattaaaaagtaatttaaagatgaactaa
- the LOC126917777 gene encoding AP-3 complex subunit beta-2 isoform X1 has translation MLTAAANSLSNNGGSYSNDRPSSTADPELATDPASGGFFHSDYKKHEDLKQMLDSNKDGLKLEAMKRIIGMIAKGRDASELFPAVVKNVVSKNIEVKKLVYVYLVRYAEDQQDLALLSISTFQRALKDPNQLIRASALRVLSSIRVSMIVPIVMLAIKDSASDMSPYVRKTAAHAIPKLYSLDSEQKEELIGVLEKLLSDKTTLVVGSAAMAFEEVCPERIDLIHKNYRKLCNLLVDVDEWGQVVIVNMLTRYARTQFINPNVDSIEDDENRPFYDSDSDSSNTKKPKLTIDPDHRLLLRNTKPLLQSRNASVVMAVSQLYHHTAPRSEVMIAAKALIRLLRGHREVQSIVLHCIANISIARKGMFEPFLKSFFVRTSDPTHIKLLKLDILTNLATETSIGVILREFQTYISSSDKEFVGASIQAIGRCASNIKEVTDTCLNGLVSLLSNRDEAVVAESVVVIKKLLQTQPNEHKNIIAHMAKLMDFITIPQARASILWLLGEYSDRVPKIAPDVLRKMAKNFVNEQDIVKLQILNLAVKLCLNNPIQTKPFCQYVFQLAKYDQNYDIRDRARFLRRFIFDEDGHEKNLPQLAKRIFLAPKPAPTLTSRFKNSEYQLGTLSHYLDMPCAGYRSLPPFPDVAPDPSVRDVASGTTRDARDEYYRKEKKDKKGKEKEKPFYSDEESVQADELNNENDSSDTSTTDSSDEGSDSSEYISESGKSENDSEKKKSTKVSDESNSESESEESDSEESSENSQESEEEKYRASNQEATEKPKSNIDLLLDLDDVIPMTPVMPLSTGSLLTPINLNITNDVREISASFISIKKSELLNTITGHGLKIEYRFTRSQHLVSAYLVSIELTFSNESSEPVKEIQIGVKNLPKGMVIHDFMRIPLLEVNSNLSTTLGINFNDSTQPAHFNIDFAIGDDMYSCPVTIKAPIGEIIRAVFLPENMFTCEKTKLKGMNEHVAKVQYFGNKKTISQKVFETANVAMISSSDEEIRFAAHTLASKSLVLVTIKVIGNECLEICVNCEKMVIGSILLTELKSNLKMN, from the exons ATGTTAACTGCTgctgcgaattcgttatcgaatAACGGTGGTTCTTACAGCAATGATAGACCGTCGAGCACAGCAGACCCAGAACTTGCAACTGATCCCGCTTCAGGTGGATTTTTTCACTCGGAttataaaaa ACATGAAGATTTGAAACAAATGTTGGATAGTAATAAGGATGGACTTAAATTAGAGGCTATGAAGCGTATAATTGGG ATGATAGCAAAGGGACGAGATGCATCAGAGTTATTCCCAGCTGTAGTAAAAAATGTTGTATCAAAAAATATTGAAGTGAAAAAATTAGTTTATGTTTATTTGGTCCGTTATGCTGAAGATCAACAAGATCTTGCACTTTTATCTATTTCTACATTTCAACGAGCATTAAAAGATCCTAATCAATTAATAAGAGCAAGTGCTTTAAGAGTACTTTCAAGTATAAGAGTTTCTATGATAGTGCCTATAGTAATGCTTGCTATCAAGGATTCAGCCAGTGATATGTCACCATATGTACGAAAAACTGCAGCACATGCTATTCCTAAACTTTATTCACTAGATTCTGAGCAAAAAGAGGAATTAATAGGTGTTTTAGAAAAGTTACTATCAGATAAAACAACTCTTGTTGTGGGTTCTGCAGCAATGGCATTTGAAGAGGTTTGTCCTGAAAGAATAGatttgatacataaaaattatagaaaGCTCTGTAACTTATTAGTAGATGTCGATGAATGGGGTCAAGTTGTTATAGTCAACATGCTTACAAGATATGCAAGAACACAATTCATTAACCCCAATGTAGAT AGCATAGAAGATGATGAAAATCGCCCGTTTTatgattctgattctgattcgTCTAATACAAAGAAACCAAAATTAACAATAGATCCAGATCATCGATTATTATTGCGAAATACAAAACCTCTTTTGCAAAGTAGAAATGCTTCTGTAGTAATGGCAGTATCTCAATTGTATCACCACACTGCTCCACGAAGTGAAGTAATGATTGCTGCCAAAGCATTAATTAGATTATTAAGAGGACACAGAGAAGTTCAGAGCATAGTTCTCCACTGCATTGCTAACATATCAATTGCCAGAAAG GGAATGTTTGAACCCTTCCTTAAGTCATTTTTTGTGAGAACTTCAGATCCTACTCATATAAAACTTCTGAAATTAGATATTTTGACCAATTTAGCAACTGAAACTAGTATCGGAGTTATACTAAGAGAATTTCAAACTTACATCTCTAGTAGTGATAAAGAATTTGTAGGGGCTAGTATACAAGCAATTGGGAGATGTGCAAGTAATATAAAAGAAGTAACTGATACATGTTTGAATGGATTAGTTTCATTATTGAGTAATCGAGATG AGGCTGTCGTAGCAGAAAGCGTTGTTGTTATAAAGAAGCTGTTACAAACTCAACCAAAcgaacataaaaatataattgctCATATGGCAAAATTAATGGATTTCATAACTATACCACAAGCCAGAGCATCTATTTTGTGGCTCTTAGGAGAATATTCAGATAGAGTACCTAAGATAGCACCGGATGTGCTTAGAAAAATGGctaaaaattttgtaaatgaaCAAGATATTGTAAAGCTCCAAATATTAAATTTGGCTGTAAAGCTGTGTCTAAATAATCCTATTCAAACCAAGCCATTTTGTCAATACGTTTTCCAACTTGCGAAATACGATCAAAACTACGATATTAGAGATCGTGCACGTTTCTTGAGACGTTTTATTTTTGACGAAGATGGTCATGAGAAAAATCTTCCACAGCTTGCAAAAAGAATATTTCTAGCTCCAAAACCTGCACCAACTCTAACATCTAGGTTCAAAAATTCTGAATATCAGTTAGGAACATTGTCACATTATTTAGATATGCCATGTGCTGGTTATCGTTCTTTGCCACCTTTCCCTGATGTAGCTCCTGATCCATCCGTAAGAGACGTTGCAAGTGGCACTACTAGAGATGCAAGAGATGAATATtatagaaaagagaagaaagacaaaaagggaaaagaaaaagaaaaacccTTTTATAGTGATGAAGAAAGTGTTCAAGCAGATG aattaaataatgaaaatgactCTTCAGATACTTCAACAACTGATTCTTCAGATGAGGGGAGTGACTCATCTGAGTATATATCAGAATCTGGTAAATCTGAGAATGATAGTGAGAAAAAGAAATCTACCAAGGTGTCTGATGAGTCGAATAGCGAGTCTGAAAGTGAAGAATCAGATTCTGAAGAATCATCTGAGAATTCTCAGGAAAGTGAAGAGGAAAAGTACAGGGCTTCAAATCAAGAAGCAACAGAAAAACCAAAAAGCAACATTGATCTCCTTTTAGATTTAGATGATG TGATTCCAATGACACCAGTTATGCCATTAAGCACAGGTAGTCTTCTTACTCCTATCAATTTGAATATTACAAATGATGTCAGAGAAATTTCAGCCTCATTTATTTCCATAAAGAAATCTGAAttattaaatactattacgggACATGGCTTGAAAATTGAATATAGATTTACTAGATCGCAGCACTTAGTAAGTGCTTATTTAGTTTCTATTGAATTAACATTTTCCAATGAAAGTAGCGAACCTGTTAAAGAAATACAAATAGGAGTAAAG AATTTACCAAAAGGAATGGTTATACATGATTTTATGCGAATACCACTATTAGAAGTAAATTCAAATTTGTCCACAACATTGGGAATCAATTTTAACGATTCCACACAACCAGCACATTTTAATATTGACTTTGCAATTGGAGATGACATGTATTCCTGCCCAGTTACTATTAAAGCTCCAATTGGAGAAATAATAAGAGCCGTGTTCTTGCCAGAAAATATGTTTACATGTGAAAAAACTAAATTGAAGGGTATGAATGAACATGTTGCAAAAGTGCAATATTTTGGGAATAAGAAAACTATATCCCAAAAAGTTTTTGAGACTGCGAATGTTGCAATGATATCTAGCAGTGATGAAGAGATAAG ATTTGCCGCCCATACATTAGCATCAAAGTCCTTAGTATTAGTAACAATAAAAGTGATAGGTAATGAATGTTTGGAAATCTGTGTTAACTGCGAAAAGATGGTAATAGGTTCTATCTTGTTAACTGaattaaaaagtaatttaaagatgaactaa
- the LOC126917777 gene encoding AP-3 complex subunit beta-2 isoform X3, protein MLDSNKDGLKLEAMKRIIGMIAKGRDASELFPAVVKNVVSKNIEVKKLVYVYLVRYAEDQQDLALLSISTFQRALKDPNQLIRASALRVLSSIRVSMIVPIVMLAIKDSASDMSPYVRKTAAHAIPKLYSLDSEQKEELIGVLEKLLSDKTTLVVGSAAMAFEEVCPERIDLIHKNYRKLCNLLVDVDEWGQVVIVNMLTRYARTQFINPNVDSIEDDENRPFYDSDSDSSNTKKPKLTIDPDHRLLLRNTKPLLQSRNASVVMAVSQLYHHTAPRSEVMIAAKALIRLLRGHREVQSIVLHCIANISIARKGMFEPFLKSFFVRTSDPTHIKLLKLDILTNLATETSIGVILREFQTYISSSDKEFVGASIQAIGRCASNIKEVTDTCLNGLVSLLSNRDEAVVAESVVVIKKLLQTQPNEHKNIIAHMAKLMDFITIPQARASILWLLGEYSDRVPKIAPDVLRKMAKNFVNEQDIVKLQILNLAVKLCLNNPIQTKPFCQYVFQLAKYDQNYDIRDRARFLRRFIFDEDGHEKNLPQLAKRIFLAPKPAPTLTSRFKNSEYQLGTLSHYLDMPCAGYRSLPPFPDVAPDPSVRDVASGTTRDARDEYYRKEKKDKKGKEKEKPFYSDEESVQADELNNENDSSDTSTTDSSDEGSDSSEYISESGKSENDSEKKKSTKVSDESNSESESEESDSEESSENSQESEEEKYRASNQEATEKPKSNIDLLLDLDDVIPMTPVMPLSTGSLLTPINLNITNDVREISASFISIKKSELLNTITGHGLKIEYRFTRSQHLVSAYLVSIELTFSNESSEPVKEIQIGVKNLPKGMVIHDFMRIPLLEVNSNLSTTLGINFNDSTQPAHFNIDFAIGDDMYSCPVTIKAPIGEIIRAVFLPENMFTCEKTKLKGMNEHVAKVQYFGNKKTISQKVFETANVAMISSSDEEIRFAAHTLASKSLVLVTIKVIGNECLEICVNCEKMVIGSILLTELKSNLKMN, encoded by the exons ATGTTGGATAGTAATAAGGATGGACTTAAATTAGAGGCTATGAAGCGTATAATTGGG ATGATAGCAAAGGGACGAGATGCATCAGAGTTATTCCCAGCTGTAGTAAAAAATGTTGTATCAAAAAATATTGAAGTGAAAAAATTAGTTTATGTTTATTTGGTCCGTTATGCTGAAGATCAACAAGATCTTGCACTTTTATCTATTTCTACATTTCAACGAGCATTAAAAGATCCTAATCAATTAATAAGAGCAAGTGCTTTAAGAGTACTTTCAAGTATAAGAGTTTCTATGATAGTGCCTATAGTAATGCTTGCTATCAAGGATTCAGCCAGTGATATGTCACCATATGTACGAAAAACTGCAGCACATGCTATTCCTAAACTTTATTCACTAGATTCTGAGCAAAAAGAGGAATTAATAGGTGTTTTAGAAAAGTTACTATCAGATAAAACAACTCTTGTTGTGGGTTCTGCAGCAATGGCATTTGAAGAGGTTTGTCCTGAAAGAATAGatttgatacataaaaattatagaaaGCTCTGTAACTTATTAGTAGATGTCGATGAATGGGGTCAAGTTGTTATAGTCAACATGCTTACAAGATATGCAAGAACACAATTCATTAACCCCAATGTAGAT AGCATAGAAGATGATGAAAATCGCCCGTTTTatgattctgattctgattcgTCTAATACAAAGAAACCAAAATTAACAATAGATCCAGATCATCGATTATTATTGCGAAATACAAAACCTCTTTTGCAAAGTAGAAATGCTTCTGTAGTAATGGCAGTATCTCAATTGTATCACCACACTGCTCCACGAAGTGAAGTAATGATTGCTGCCAAAGCATTAATTAGATTATTAAGAGGACACAGAGAAGTTCAGAGCATAGTTCTCCACTGCATTGCTAACATATCAATTGCCAGAAAG GGAATGTTTGAACCCTTCCTTAAGTCATTTTTTGTGAGAACTTCAGATCCTACTCATATAAAACTTCTGAAATTAGATATTTTGACCAATTTAGCAACTGAAACTAGTATCGGAGTTATACTAAGAGAATTTCAAACTTACATCTCTAGTAGTGATAAAGAATTTGTAGGGGCTAGTATACAAGCAATTGGGAGATGTGCAAGTAATATAAAAGAAGTAACTGATACATGTTTGAATGGATTAGTTTCATTATTGAGTAATCGAGATG AGGCTGTCGTAGCAGAAAGCGTTGTTGTTATAAAGAAGCTGTTACAAACTCAACCAAAcgaacataaaaatataattgctCATATGGCAAAATTAATGGATTTCATAACTATACCACAAGCCAGAGCATCTATTTTGTGGCTCTTAGGAGAATATTCAGATAGAGTACCTAAGATAGCACCGGATGTGCTTAGAAAAATGGctaaaaattttgtaaatgaaCAAGATATTGTAAAGCTCCAAATATTAAATTTGGCTGTAAAGCTGTGTCTAAATAATCCTATTCAAACCAAGCCATTTTGTCAATACGTTTTCCAACTTGCGAAATACGATCAAAACTACGATATTAGAGATCGTGCACGTTTCTTGAGACGTTTTATTTTTGACGAAGATGGTCATGAGAAAAATCTTCCACAGCTTGCAAAAAGAATATTTCTAGCTCCAAAACCTGCACCAACTCTAACATCTAGGTTCAAAAATTCTGAATATCAGTTAGGAACATTGTCACATTATTTAGATATGCCATGTGCTGGTTATCGTTCTTTGCCACCTTTCCCTGATGTAGCTCCTGATCCATCCGTAAGAGACGTTGCAAGTGGCACTACTAGAGATGCAAGAGATGAATATtatagaaaagagaagaaagacaaaaagggaaaagaaaaagaaaaacccTTTTATAGTGATGAAGAAAGTGTTCAAGCAGATG aattaaataatgaaaatgactCTTCAGATACTTCAACAACTGATTCTTCAGATGAGGGGAGTGACTCATCTGAGTATATATCAGAATCTGGTAAATCTGAGAATGATAGTGAGAAAAAGAAATCTACCAAGGTGTCTGATGAGTCGAATAGCGAGTCTGAAAGTGAAGAATCAGATTCTGAAGAATCATCTGAGAATTCTCAGGAAAGTGAAGAGGAAAAGTACAGGGCTTCAAATCAAGAAGCAACAGAAAAACCAAAAAGCAACATTGATCTCCTTTTAGATTTAGATGATG TGATTCCAATGACACCAGTTATGCCATTAAGCACAGGTAGTCTTCTTACTCCTATCAATTTGAATATTACAAATGATGTCAGAGAAATTTCAGCCTCATTTATTTCCATAAAGAAATCTGAAttattaaatactattacgggACATGGCTTGAAAATTGAATATAGATTTACTAGATCGCAGCACTTAGTAAGTGCTTATTTAGTTTCTATTGAATTAACATTTTCCAATGAAAGTAGCGAACCTGTTAAAGAAATACAAATAGGAGTAAAG AATTTACCAAAAGGAATGGTTATACATGATTTTATGCGAATACCACTATTAGAAGTAAATTCAAATTTGTCCACAACATTGGGAATCAATTTTAACGATTCCACACAACCAGCACATTTTAATATTGACTTTGCAATTGGAGATGACATGTATTCCTGCCCAGTTACTATTAAAGCTCCAATTGGAGAAATAATAAGAGCCGTGTTCTTGCCAGAAAATATGTTTACATGTGAAAAAACTAAATTGAAGGGTATGAATGAACATGTTGCAAAAGTGCAATATTTTGGGAATAAGAAAACTATATCCCAAAAAGTTTTTGAGACTGCGAATGTTGCAATGATATCTAGCAGTGATGAAGAGATAAG ATTTGCCGCCCATACATTAGCATCAAAGTCCTTAGTATTAGTAACAATAAAAGTGATAGGTAATGAATGTTTGGAAATCTGTGTTAACTGCGAAAAGATGGTAATAGGTTCTATCTTGTTAACTGaattaaaaagtaatttaaagatgaactaa
- the LOC126917786 gene encoding MICOS complex subunit Mic10-like — MATWAEDEIGRKWDRCFTDAIFKFGGGILLGGVFSLFFFKRRKWPIITGGGFGLGMAYANCQEDLNSTIRRQKSRECSKPDKEKPAEEKKSS, encoded by the exons ATGGCTACTTGGGCTGAAGATGAAATTGGACGAAAATGGGATCGGTGTTTTACTGACGCTATATTTAAGTTTG GAGGAGGAATTCTACTTGGAGGAGTATTCTCTCTATTTTTTTTCAAAC gAAGAAAGTGGCCTATTATAACTGGTGGAGGCTTTGGATTAGGTATGGCATATGCTAATTGTCAAGAAGATTTGAATTCCACGATAAGACGACAAAAATCCAGGGAATGTAGTAAGCCAGATAAAGAAAAACCAGCTGAAGAGAAGAAAAGTTCTTAG